One stretch of Burkholderia oklahomensis C6786 DNA includes these proteins:
- a CDS encoding DoxX family protein, whose protein sequence is MTRPIRAGGIWRAGCKAGLLRAAQRLERVPYWLLAIPLRLAVATIFWNSAMTKLANWDAALALFRDEYRLPLLPPALAAYAAVSIELSAPVLLVLGLATRPVALALLGMTSVIEIFVYPQAWPTHIQWAAMLLVLLCRGAGTLSVDHWLWRRWLRPDVSATVGGA, encoded by the coding sequence ATGACACGCCCGATTCGAGCCGGCGGCATCTGGCGCGCCGGTTGCAAAGCGGGGTTGTTGCGCGCCGCGCAGCGGCTCGAACGCGTGCCTTACTGGCTGCTCGCGATTCCGCTGCGGCTGGCAGTGGCGACGATCTTCTGGAATTCGGCGATGACGAAGCTCGCGAACTGGGATGCGGCGCTCGCGTTGTTCCGCGACGAGTACCGGCTGCCGTTGCTGCCGCCGGCGCTGGCCGCGTACGCGGCCGTGTCGATCGAGCTCAGCGCGCCCGTGCTGCTCGTGCTCGGCCTGGCCACGCGGCCTGTGGCGCTGGCGCTGCTCGGCATGACCTCCGTCATCGAGATCTTCGTGTATCCGCAGGCGTGGCCGACGCACATCCAGTGGGCGGCGATGCTGCTCGTGCTGCTGTGTCGCGGCGCGGGCACGCTGTCGGTCGATCATTGGCTGTGGCGGCGCTGGCTGCGCCCGGACGTGTCGGCGACGGTCGGCGGGGCGTAG
- a CDS encoding GDCCVxC domain-containing (seleno)protein → MNEIVRESVLTCPFCGFARQETMPENACLFHYECRACGALLRPHPGDCCVFCSYGSVRCPSRQRASESDDPGGS, encoded by the coding sequence ATGAACGAAATCGTGCGGGAATCCGTGCTGACCTGTCCGTTCTGCGGTTTCGCGCGGCAGGAGACGATGCCGGAGAACGCATGTCTGTTCCATTACGAATGCAGGGCCTGCGGAGCGCTGCTGCGTCCGCATCCGGGTGATTGCTGCGTGTTTTGCTCGTACGGTTCGGTGCGTTGTCCGTCGAGGCAGCGGGCATCGGAGTCCGACGATCCGGGCGGTTCGTGA
- a CDS encoding DNA-binding domain-containing protein, with product MNPRTPTLAELQRAVRRSLSDGVGVGADAADWVLPDGLTPDARLRVYRNTSASVLRDALRLAFPATQRLVGAAFFDGAAGLFARASLPASAWLDEYGAEFPGFLARMPEAACVPYLADVARLEWQVDLALHAPDVAALDLARLARLDEPALRTLRLRPHPAARLLRCAYPVDAIWRAVLEQDDRALRRIRLDDGPVHLLAQRTDDGVDVLRLGEADWRVACALFAGEPIDAAFANAPQAGAHALFATLLSRGCFADTAAQDGGIDSTNGGSRS from the coding sequence ATGAATCCGCGAACGCCGACGCTGGCTGAATTGCAGCGGGCCGTTCGACGCAGTCTGTCCGATGGCGTCGGCGTCGGCGCCGACGCGGCGGACTGGGTGCTGCCGGACGGGCTGACGCCGGACGCGCGTCTGCGCGTCTATCGGAACACGTCCGCGAGCGTGCTGCGGGACGCGCTGCGGCTTGCGTTCCCCGCGACGCAGCGGCTGGTGGGCGCAGCGTTCTTCGACGGCGCGGCCGGTCTTTTCGCTCGTGCATCGCTGCCGGCGAGCGCGTGGCTCGACGAGTACGGCGCCGAGTTTCCCGGATTTCTCGCGCGGATGCCGGAGGCTGCTTGCGTGCCGTATCTGGCGGATGTCGCGCGTCTCGAGTGGCAGGTCGATCTCGCGCTGCACGCGCCGGACGTGGCGGCGCTCGATCTCGCGCGCCTTGCGCGACTCGACGAGCCGGCGCTTCGCACGCTCCGGCTGCGGCCGCATCCCGCTGCGCGGCTGTTGCGCTGCGCGTATCCGGTCGACGCGATCTGGCGCGCGGTGCTCGAGCAGGACGATCGCGCGCTGCGCCGGATCCGGCTCGACGACGGCCCCGTGCATCTGCTCGCGCAGCGCACCGACGACGGCGTCGACGTGCTGCGGCTCGGCGAGGCGGATTGGCGCGTCGCGTGCGCGCTCTTCGCGGGCGAGCCGATCGACGCCGCGTTCGCGAACGCGCCGCAGGCGGGCGCGCATGCGCTCTTCGCCACGCTTTTGTCGCGCGGATGCTTCGCCGATACGGCGGCGCAGGACGGCGGCATCGACTCGACGAATGGAGGATCGCGATCATGA